A genome region from Thermococcus onnurineus NA1 includes the following:
- a CDS encoding MinD/ParA family ATP-binding protein, which translates to MVVEGITGLEGTGKTALTANIGACLAMQGIRTLLVDADLYFPNLGFHLGINPKYTVHSYLKDHEMEIKWLIFPHRHIKNLYLMPGDPNEEIHRRLSFEALTGLVEYVKEYYGVVLIDFPSGLPIAARPLISGLDYQILVIDPSTVPLRNLQDWVGSIVGKFLHLGHPNLWVVLNKPLIPKKALLSLERFIANELEVPLLGTIPYDPFILESTYAGTPVCEWGDDLGVITEIAYTIEELFV; encoded by the coding sequence ATGGTGGTTGAAGGAATAACCGGCCTGGAAGGAACGGGCAAAACTGCCCTTACCGCGAATATAGGGGCATGCCTGGCTATGCAGGGGATCAGGACTCTTCTTGTTGATGCGGATCTGTATTTTCCCAACCTAGGTTTTCATCTTGGGATAAACCCAAAGTACACAGTACATTCCTACCTCAAGGATCACGAGATGGAGATAAAGTGGCTGATATTCCCCCACAGACACATCAAAAACCTCTACCTCATGCCAGGCGATCCGAATGAGGAAATACACCGCAGGCTTTCGTTCGAAGCACTTACTGGCTTGGTTGAGTACGTTAAAGAGTACTACGGTGTAGTTTTGATCGACTTTCCATCGGGTCTGCCGATAGCCGCCCGGCCCTTAATTAGCGGGCTGGATTACCAGATACTCGTAATAGACCCCAGTACCGTTCCTCTCAGAAATCTCCAGGACTGGGTGGGGTCGATAGTGGGAAAGTTCCTCCACTTGGGGCATCCAAACCTTTGGGTCGTGCTTAACAAACCACTCATTCCGAAGAAGGCCCTCCTCTCCCTCGAGAGGTTTATAGCTAATGAGCTTGAAGTGCCTCTGCTGGGAACAATACCCTATGATCCATTCATACTGGAAAGCACTTACGCTGGCACTCCTGTATGTGAGTGGGGCGATGATCTTGGAGTGATAACAGAGATAGCTTACACAATTGAAGAACTTTTCGTTTAA
- a CDS encoding aspartate/glutamate racemase family protein: MKRIGIIGGMTPESTCYYYRRYIEISREKFGKHFYPELIIYSINFKEFFENPEGWEGRKKILINAAKALKRAGAEIIAMSANTPHKVFPDVQKEVNVPMVSIIEAVAEEIKRRGIKRVLLLGTKTTMSSDFYVNALREEGFEVVVPSEEEQERLNSIIFNELAFENFRNKAWIVELIERYARKEKVKGVILGCTELPLAIKAGDVSIEVFDTAEIHMRKLIELASE, translated from the coding sequence ATGAAAAGGATAGGCATAATCGGCGGAATGACCCCAGAATCAACCTGCTACTACTACCGCAGATACATCGAGATAAGTCGCGAGAAGTTTGGGAAGCACTTCTATCCAGAACTCATAATCTACTCCATAAACTTCAAGGAGTTCTTCGAGAACCCCGAAGGCTGGGAGGGGAGGAAGAAGATCCTAATCAACGCTGCCAAGGCCCTCAAGAGGGCAGGAGCAGAAATAATAGCGATGTCCGCAAACACTCCTCACAAAGTCTTCCCCGATGTTCAGAAAGAAGTAAACGTTCCGATGGTGAGCATAATAGAGGCAGTTGCTGAAGAAATCAAGAGGAGAGGGATAAAGCGCGTTCTCCTCCTCGGAACTAAAACAACCATGAGCTCCGATTTCTACGTCAACGCGCTCCGCGAGGAGGGCTTTGAAGTCGTGGTTCCAAGCGAGGAGGAGCAGGAGAGGCTCAACTCGATAATTTTCAACGAGCTGGCCTTCGAAAACTTCAGAAACAAGGCCTGGATAGTCGAACTAATCGAGAGGTATGCGAGGAAAGAGAAAGTCAAAGGAGTAATCCTTGGCTGCACGGAGCTTCCCCTGGCCATAAAGGCTGGAGACGTTAGCATTGAGGTCTTCGATACGGCGGAAATCCACATGAGGAAGCTCATAGAGCTGGCGAGCGAGTGA
- a CDS encoding MazG nucleotide pyrophosphohydrolase domain-containing protein, with translation MEIREFQEMIREIYFHKDSKRGIDKTFLWFVEEIGELAEAIRKNDMEAMEEEFADVLAWLSSLANLVGVDLEEAAKKKYPGVCPYCGKNPCECEEKF, from the coding sequence ATGGAGATTCGCGAGTTCCAGGAAATGATAAGGGAGATTTACTTTCATAAGGACTCAAAACGCGGCATAGACAAGACCTTCCTTTGGTTTGTGGAAGAGATTGGGGAGTTAGCGGAGGCGATACGGAAGAATGACATGGAGGCGATGGAGGAGGAGTTCGCTGACGTTCTAGCGTGGCTCTCAAGTTTAGCAAACCTCGTTGGCGTTGATTTGGAGGAAGCGGCAAAGAAGAAATACCCGGGCGTCTGCCCCTACTGCGGAAAGAACCCGTGTGAATGCGAAGAGAAGTTTTAG
- a CDS encoding MFS transporter, whose amino-acid sequence MDCIKRFYLAGFLYIALYAGFYQVYLQSLGLSKGQIGLLAAVSLLLVAFLEVPTGVVADKISKKTSVLVARALFLASLPLLYFANSFADVFLATIIGALSTAFTTGAETGWLYELLKRDGRADEYPRVYGRLRSFEMAGGFVGTLTGGILADFAGSMRLPIILSLPFVLTSLLILVTIPKDTVRSGLPYGHHLLESIRFVWNSREVLWLFIYANIIGLPVTLFTAFMQLYFYGFLASVLAVSGVVALHMTINSISWYIDVGDKVRERLYLYAGILLPFLSLLAGLSGWFGLITLVLETFIFAQAFKEWQGRFQKAIPDEKRATVGSLYSLIAATTNGALNAVLGWLFDYVGIMRGIVLASVFFLGLSSLAFTKKMRNL is encoded by the coding sequence ATGGACTGCATTAAACGCTTCTACCTCGCGGGATTCCTCTACATTGCCCTTTATGCAGGCTTCTATCAGGTCTACCTCCAGAGCTTAGGCCTATCTAAGGGGCAGATTGGCCTGCTGGCGGCGGTTTCTCTACTCCTTGTGGCCTTCCTTGAAGTTCCAACTGGAGTGGTGGCGGACAAGATTTCAAAGAAGACAAGTGTTCTGGTGGCGAGGGCTCTTTTTCTTGCCTCTCTTCCCCTGCTCTATTTTGCTAATTCTTTTGCTGACGTATTCCTTGCTACTATCATAGGTGCCCTCTCAACGGCTTTTACCACTGGTGCAGAAACAGGCTGGCTCTATGAGCTTTTAAAGAGAGACGGACGAGCAGATGAATATCCGAGAGTTTACGGAAGACTAAGATCCTTTGAAATGGCCGGCGGTTTCGTTGGAACTCTTACAGGGGGCATCCTTGCGGACTTTGCTGGCAGTATGAGGCTTCCAATAATCCTGAGCCTTCCCTTCGTTCTGACTTCGCTCTTAATACTCGTCACGATTCCAAAGGACACCGTGAGAAGCGGGCTTCCATACGGTCACCACCTTCTTGAGAGCATCAGGTTCGTCTGGAACTCCCGCGAAGTTCTCTGGCTTTTCATCTATGCAAACATCATTGGCCTTCCCGTGACCCTCTTCACGGCTTTCATGCAGCTCTACTTCTATGGATTCCTCGCGTCCGTTCTCGCTGTTTCGGGTGTTGTGGCACTTCACATGACCATCAACAGCATTTCATGGTACATTGACGTAGGGGATAAAGTGAGGGAGAGGCTTTACCTCTATGCGGGGATTCTTCTTCCGTTCCTCTCACTTCTCGCGGGACTGAGCGGCTGGTTCGGGCTCATCACGCTGGTTCTTGAAACGTTTATATTCGCCCAGGCTTTCAAGGAGTGGCAGGGAAGGTTTCAGAAGGCGATCCCCGATGAGAAAAGGGCCACTGTTGGTTCCCTTTACTCCCTCATAGCGGCTACCACTAATGGGGCCCTCAACGCTGTCCTTGGGTGGCTCTTTGATTATGTGGGCATAATGCGTGGGATAGTCCTCGCATCGGTGTTCTTTTTGGGGTTGAGTTCTCTGGCATTCACTAAAAAGATGAGAAATCTCTAA
- a CDS encoding TldD/PmbA family protein — MHELVEFAVEKALELGASYAEARFEEKNGTSLAMKNGNPEGLEVISDRGIGVRILVDGGMGFASTNVLTKESVAEAVKKAVKLAKAASKVRNEPIRFSNEDFHEVYYEVKMRKDFRDVSVEEKLELLKKVEEDVLEAGAQTPMRFLRYSDQIWHKIFMNSEGALVESVIPRVSMMYNLVVSENGQMEQAPFVQRAFSGGLELIEKDEPWKWAVKDVLALQRLIREGRKPPEGKVDVVISPEVAGIAVHESVGHPYEADRIFGREAAQAGESFVKPEMLGERIGSEVVTVIEDPTIPNSWGFYLYDDEGVKARPRYLIKDGIITEFLTNREYAAKLGQRSNASARAINYNREPIVRMANTYLAPGDYSFDELIEDIKLGIYMVSFNEWNIDDRRYQQRYIGREAYLIENGEIKHPVRRPILEITTKALWSSVDAVGKEVEYFPGTCGKGEPGQGVPVWMGGAPARLRGIPLRRP, encoded by the coding sequence ATGCATGAACTCGTTGAGTTCGCCGTTGAAAAGGCTTTAGAGCTCGGGGCGAGTTATGCCGAGGCTCGCTTCGAGGAGAAGAACGGCACTTCTCTGGCAATGAAGAACGGCAATCCTGAAGGCCTTGAAGTCATCTCAGACAGGGGAATTGGCGTGAGGATTCTGGTCGATGGAGGCATGGGATTTGCCTCAACGAACGTCCTCACCAAAGAAAGCGTTGCCGAAGCGGTTAAAAAAGCTGTCAAGCTCGCTAAAGCAGCTTCGAAGGTAAGGAATGAGCCTATTCGCTTTAGCAATGAAGACTTTCACGAGGTTTACTACGAAGTCAAGATGAGGAAGGACTTCCGCGACGTTTCGGTGGAGGAAAAACTTGAGCTCCTGAAAAAAGTTGAGGAGGATGTTTTGGAGGCTGGTGCACAGACACCGATGCGCTTCCTCAGGTACTCTGACCAGATCTGGCACAAGATATTCATGAACAGCGAAGGTGCACTCGTTGAGAGCGTCATCCCGCGCGTCTCCATGATGTACAACCTCGTTGTCTCCGAGAACGGCCAGATGGAGCAGGCACCTTTCGTGCAGAGGGCCTTCTCAGGTGGACTGGAGCTCATTGAAAAGGACGAGCCTTGGAAGTGGGCGGTTAAAGACGTTTTGGCTCTTCAAAGACTCATACGCGAGGGTAGGAAACCGCCCGAAGGAAAAGTAGATGTAGTCATAAGCCCAGAGGTCGCTGGCATAGCCGTCCACGAGAGCGTCGGGCATCCCTATGAGGCAGATAGAATATTCGGTAGGGAGGCGGCGCAGGCCGGTGAAAGCTTCGTAAAGCCAGAGATGCTGGGTGAGAGGATTGGAAGCGAAGTTGTCACAGTCATAGAGGATCCAACGATACCCAACAGCTGGGGCTTCTACCTCTACGACGACGAGGGTGTTAAGGCAAGGCCACGCTACCTAATTAAAGATGGGATTATAACCGAGTTCCTCACAAACAGGGAGTACGCAGCCAAACTCGGCCAGCGCTCCAACGCTTCAGCCAGAGCGATAAACTACAACCGCGAGCCGATAGTGAGAATGGCCAACACCTACCTAGCCCCCGGAGATTACAGCTTTGATGAGCTGATAGAGGACATAAAGCTCGGCATTTACATGGTCTCCTTCAACGAGTGGAACATAGACGACAGACGCTATCAGCAGCGCTACATCGGCAGAGAGGCTTATCTCATCGAGAACGGCGAGATTAAGCACCCCGTGAGGAGACCGATTCTGGAGATAACCACCAAGGCACTGTGGAGCAGCGTCGATGCCGTTGGCAAAGAGGTTGAGTACTTCCCAGGAACCTGCGGTAAGGGCGAGCCTGGCCAGGGCGTTCCTGTCTGGATGGGAGGTGCCCCTGCGAGGCTCAGGGGGATACCGCTGAGGAGGCCATGA
- a CDS encoding TldD/PmbA family protein: MFDVNEFILKKAKELGFGDVVVLGYEMDRRQVRFANNEITVAKNWHERKVELFVELDKRIAGTSITELSEENIERTLKALLSTLKNMAPKEDYYGIAEGPFEYRDIPETFDKAIVELDEPNEYVERAINAALEERAKRVAGVLYTDHNRIYLTTSNGVEAFDEGTGIEISVRAFIGDLESGHGTNSVRILKKFDPESAGRKAGEIAKMAQNPEQGPEGKFDVIFDPLAFANLLSYMSFMTSAYAAEAGFSFLAGKLGQKVANEDVTIKDVGNMPNAYGTRKFDDEGVPTRETTIIENGTFKTFLLNTSLAKKYGTETTANAGLAMPHAWNILLEPGDYTKEDLFSEVKKGIYITNVWYTRFQNYVTGDFSTIPRDGIFLVENGELKPIRNIRVSDNFQRILENISALGKDIHHIHWWEVRTPVFTPYVVVKDVGITRATK; the protein is encoded by the coding sequence ATGTTTGACGTTAACGAATTCATCCTTAAGAAGGCCAAAGAGCTTGGCTTCGGCGATGTTGTCGTCCTCGGCTACGAGATGGACAGGCGCCAGGTGCGCTTCGCCAACAACGAGATAACTGTCGCCAAGAACTGGCACGAGAGGAAGGTGGAGCTCTTCGTCGAGCTTGATAAGAGGATCGCGGGAACAAGCATCACTGAGCTGAGCGAGGAGAACATCGAGAGGACGCTCAAGGCCCTGCTCTCGACTTTAAAGAACATGGCCCCGAAGGAGGACTACTACGGCATAGCAGAGGGGCCCTTCGAGTACAGAGATATACCCGAGACCTTCGATAAAGCCATAGTCGAGCTCGATGAGCCGAACGAGTACGTTGAGAGGGCCATAAACGCGGCCCTCGAGGAGAGGGCTAAGCGTGTCGCCGGTGTTTTATACACTGACCACAACAGGATCTATCTCACCACGAGCAACGGCGTCGAGGCTTTTGACGAAGGAACAGGAATAGAGATAAGCGTTAGAGCCTTCATCGGCGACCTTGAGAGCGGCCACGGCACTAACTCGGTGAGGATTCTCAAGAAGTTCGATCCCGAAAGTGCGGGAAGAAAGGCCGGTGAGATAGCCAAGATGGCACAGAACCCGGAGCAGGGACCGGAAGGAAAGTTCGATGTGATATTTGACCCGCTGGCCTTCGCCAATCTTCTCAGTTATATGAGCTTCATGACGTCGGCCTATGCCGCCGAGGCAGGCTTCTCCTTCCTCGCTGGCAAGCTCGGGCAGAAAGTAGCAAACGAGGACGTTACCATCAAAGACGTCGGAAACATGCCCAACGCCTACGGAACCAGAAAGTTCGACGATGAAGGCGTTCCGACGAGAGAAACAACGATAATCGAGAACGGAACCTTCAAAACATTCCTACTCAACACGAGCCTAGCCAAGAAGTACGGAACCGAAACAACGGCCAACGCAGGACTCGCCATGCCGCATGCCTGGAACATCCTGCTTGAACCAGGTGACTACACCAAGGAGGATCTCTTCAGTGAGGTCAAGAAGGGCATATACATCACCAATGTCTGGTACACCCGCTTCCAGAACTACGTTACCGGCGACTTCTCGACCATCCCGAGGGACGGCATCTTCCTTGTCGAAAACGGCGAGCTGAAGCCCATAAGGAACATCCGCGTGAGCGACAACTTCCAGAGAATTCTAGAAAACATCTCTGCCCTCGGGAAGGACATCCACCACATCCACTGGTGGGAGGTCAGAACTCCTGTCTTCACACCATACGTGGTCGTGAAGGACGTGGGAATAACGAGAGCAACAAAGTGA
- a CDS encoding YiiX/YebB-like N1pC/P60 family cysteine hydrolase, which translates to MKRVAGILSVILVLAAFVSSVAAASISGDSGAYVHPYPSGIVQGDLVFGHSEGVTDWVIPGFWTHVGIIGWYDSSIGDWIVIEATTSNGVTFTPLSKFLSRYDTVAIGRVITADATIRYYAAYFAYLQYGKPYNWNYLSKPDIYSDSYYCSQLVWAAYMWASGYSINIDENDGAWSWTYGYAVAPQEVYDDPEVSIIYYHSV; encoded by the coding sequence ATGAAAAGGGTTGCCGGAATCCTGAGCGTGATTCTTGTACTAGCTGCGTTTGTTAGTTCCGTAGCTGCGGCCAGCATCAGTGGAGATAGTGGTGCCTATGTGCATCCCTATCCTTCGGGTATAGTGCAGGGCGACCTTGTTTTCGGCCACTCAGAAGGTGTGACCGATTGGGTTATACCCGGGTTCTGGACACACGTGGGTATAATTGGGTGGTACGACAGTAGCATAGGAGACTGGATAGTCATTGAAGCAACTACAAGTAACGGCGTGACATTTACCCCCCTCAGCAAGTTCCTGAGCAGGTACGATACTGTTGCCATTGGCAGGGTTATAACCGCTGATGCTACCATACGCTATTATGCTGCATATTTCGCCTATCTCCAGTATGGCAAGCCGTACAACTGGAACTACCTCAGCAAGCCCGACATCTACAGTGACAGTTACTACTGTTCCCAGCTCGTCTGGGCAGCATACATGTGGGCATCTGGATACAGCATAAACATTGACGAAAACGATGGTGCTTGGAGCTGGACCTATGGGTATGCAGTTGCTCCACAGGAAGTCTACGACGACCCGGAGGTCTCGATAATCTACTACCACTCTGTCTGA
- a CDS encoding MFS transporter, with the protein MEVIENSKLESFHYRLLAVLGAIWAFIAVNTIAASLIIPLLKEEPAFQGSLAKLGSLGSAALFGMLFGAWLFGILADRIGRKKALTLAVVTFSLGSIVSSFAGSLDELIALRFIVGLGLGGSLPVASSYFAEFMPKSVRGAMISILESFWAIGTIIIGVVALLVRADWRNILLFGGAILLILPLLLTLPESPRFLLVKGRISEAEEILRRIFGVDVKLQKPGEEQKRTSIADLWRKYSRRTLMLTVAWFSIAFAYYGFFIWLPKFLSATLGITVFKSFQYFIITAIAQLPGYWSAAYLIERIGRKKTLSSYLFLSGIAGVAFYLAASSANEAMILSSAILFSFFNLGAWGAIYAYTPELYPTSVRGTGTGWAGAMARIGGGIAPILAGRIMEVSGAALAVLVIAVVSIIGALDVLILGEETMGKELA; encoded by the coding sequence ATGGAAGTCATCGAGAACTCCAAATTAGAGAGCTTTCACTACAGGCTTCTGGCAGTCCTCGGAGCGATATGGGCGTTCATTGCTGTGAACACTATAGCCGCGAGCTTGATTATACCCTTGCTGAAGGAGGAACCTGCTTTCCAGGGTAGCCTCGCCAAACTCGGTTCTCTTGGCTCGGCGGCCCTCTTCGGAATGCTTTTTGGGGCGTGGCTCTTCGGAATCCTCGCGGATCGCATAGGAAGGAAAAAAGCTCTGACCCTGGCCGTCGTCACATTCTCGCTCGGCTCCATAGTCAGCTCCTTTGCGGGAAGTCTTGATGAGCTCATAGCCCTCAGGTTCATCGTGGGGCTTGGACTCGGAGGTTCTCTGCCAGTTGCCAGCTCCTACTTCGCCGAATTCATGCCGAAGTCCGTGAGAGGAGCAATGATCTCAATCCTTGAGAGCTTCTGGGCAATAGGAACCATAATCATCGGAGTGGTGGCCCTTCTTGTGAGGGCAGACTGGAGGAATATCCTGCTCTTCGGTGGAGCGATCCTCCTTATTCTGCCTCTCCTGCTGACTCTGCCTGAATCTCCCAGGTTCCTCCTCGTGAAGGGAAGAATCTCGGAGGCCGAGGAAATACTGAGGAGGATCTTCGGCGTTGATGTAAAGCTTCAGAAACCCGGCGAGGAGCAGAAGAGGACCTCTATAGCCGATCTCTGGAGGAAATACTCAAGGAGAACCCTCATGCTGACCGTTGCGTGGTTCAGCATAGCCTTCGCCTACTACGGCTTCTTCATCTGGCTTCCCAAGTTCCTCTCCGCTACGCTTGGAATAACCGTCTTTAAGAGCTTCCAGTACTTCATCATAACCGCCATAGCCCAGCTGCCGGGATACTGGAGCGCCGCATATCTTATCGAGCGCATCGGGAGGAAGAAGACTCTCTCTTCGTACCTGTTTCTATCAGGAATTGCAGGGGTAGCATTCTACCTGGCCGCAAGCTCCGCCAACGAGGCTATGATACTCTCGAGCGCCATACTCTTCAGCTTCTTCAACCTCGGCGCCTGGGGCGCCATCTACGCCTACACGCCGGAGCTCTACCCCACAAGCGTGCGCGGAACCGGCACCGGCTGGGCTGGGGCGATGGCCAGGATAGGCGGCGGGATAGCGCCGATACTGGCCGGGAGGATCATGGAGGTTAGCGGAGCTGCCCTGGCAGTTCTGGTCATAGCGGTGGTCTCAATAATAGGCGCTCTGGACGTTCTGATCCTTGGCGAGGAGACTATGGGGAAGGAGCTGGCTTAA
- a CDS encoding COG2426 family protein, whose protein sequence is MNNLLEVFILSLVPTFEGRYAIVYGIGKGYPLWKTLLAASLGVLLLSLVLPAILPYIDRLMLWLGKTPLENVARLYLYYIERVRRKAHPYVEKWGFLGLTIFVAIPFPGTGVWTGALAAYLLGIEKRMTVPALILGGLLSMAITLVPSLGIFGVS, encoded by the coding sequence TTGAATAACCTCCTTGAGGTTTTCATACTATCTCTGGTTCCCACATTCGAGGGAAGATATGCTATCGTTTACGGCATAGGTAAAGGCTATCCCCTGTGGAAGACCCTTCTGGCGGCTTCTCTTGGCGTTCTGCTTCTCTCGCTTGTCCTTCCGGCGATCCTGCCCTACATAGACAGACTTATGCTCTGGCTGGGGAAAACGCCGCTGGAGAATGTTGCGAGGCTCTATCTGTACTACATCGAGCGAGTGAGGAGAAAAGCCCACCCATACGTTGAGAAGTGGGGATTCCTCGGATTAACAATCTTTGTCGCCATACCCTTTCCCGGAACTGGCGTATGGACGGGGGCTCTGGCCGCTTACCTGCTTGGCATCGAGAAGAGAATGACCGTTCCCGCCTTGATCCTCGGAGGACTCCTAAGTATGGCGATAACGCTTGTGCCCAGTCTCGGGATCTTCGGGGTTTCGTGA
- a CDS encoding phosphatase PAP2 family protein, translating to MGESTKYRATLAFTALIIFLLLAEWVRLFDGINTWIDSTLPQGGSSVSLLTDTASFVAVAVYILIFLLWDILKQKKLSKFTIEIIIGVVISMFIVGLLKVLMGIPRPGEAQVHWNLIESLKNADYFAFPSGHTTRAAVLAYFLSRRWKKFWPLWWGWAIGIALSRLLLHVHWFSDVLFAFILGPWVGMVVELAENWWLSHYRAIVKKLKLEVFDVE from the coding sequence ATGGGTGAAAGTACTAAATATCGAGCTACACTGGCATTCACGGCTCTTATAATTTTCTTGCTTCTTGCTGAATGGGTTAGGCTTTTCGATGGCATTAATACCTGGATAGACTCAACTCTCCCCCAAGGAGGTTCTTCTGTAAGCCTGCTCACCGATACAGCGAGCTTTGTTGCAGTTGCCGTTTATATTCTCATATTCCTCCTGTGGGATATTTTGAAGCAAAAAAAGTTGAGCAAGTTTACCATTGAGATAATCATTGGTGTTGTCATCTCGATGTTCATAGTGGGCTTGTTGAAAGTCTTAATGGGTATTCCGCGCCCGGGGGAGGCCCAAGTTCACTGGAATTTGATCGAATCACTAAAGAACGCCGACTATTTCGCGTTTCCTTCGGGCCACACCACCAGGGCCGCAGTGCTCGCGTACTTTCTGAGCAGGCGCTGGAAAAAGTTCTGGCCGCTCTGGTGGGGTTGGGCAATTGGGATAGCCCTTTCAAGACTGCTACTTCACGTTCACTGGTTCAGCGATGTTCTCTTCGCTTTCATACTTGGCCCTTGGGTGGGCATGGTTGTAGAGCTCGCCGAAAACTGGTGGCTTTCCCACTACAGGGCAATAGTCAAAAAGCTCAAACTGGAGGTGTTTGACGTTGAATAA
- a CDS encoding DUF5985 family protein: MLDVDQLLSLGIVTFSLLLTGASLIAYHRTGLRKFFIVSLAFLLYAVKELVEHVDIVFPDIENSTLELMTNLVEFLVIALFFAAVAIKEGRRNG; encoded by the coding sequence ATGCTGGACGTGGATCAACTTCTGAGCCTTGGCATTGTTACCTTTTCACTTCTTCTTACCGGCGCTTCACTAATCGCATACCACCGGACAGGGCTTAGAAAGTTCTTTATAGTATCTCTTGCGTTTCTGCTCTATGCTGTGAAAGAGCTTGTGGAGCATGTGGACATAGTCTTTCCCGATATAGAGAACAGTACCCTGGAGCTCATGACGAATCTCGTGGAGTTCTTAGTGATAGCCCTATTTTTTGCTGCCGTGGCCATTAAGGAGGGCAGGAGGAATGGGTGA